The following is a genomic window from Verrucosispora sp. WMMD573.
CGTCCTCTCGGACCGGTCCTCCTTTTGCCGTAACAGCCATCGAGAATACCCGGCGACGCGCAGGGGCTTGAACCTCCACAAGGCTCGCCGCTGTGGCGGTAACTGCACCATGCAGCTCGGGTGGATGCGCCTGAGGAGGCGACGGTACCAGCTTGACAGACTCTAGGCGGTGCCGAAGCTTTACTGGTCCCGCTGATCGTATGACCTTGCCAAGATCGCCATAGAGAGCGAGGCCGGCCATCTCTGTACCATGGCCACCGTGGTCGTCAAGCCGCCAATTCGGATCGCAAGAGTGGCAGTCGGTTAGGTCGAGTGAGTGTTCCAAGAGCGCATGGTTTTTGTGAACACCGGTATCGAGGATGCATACGGTGGGGGCTTCGGCTGAAGCAGCGCTTGTTCGGTCGACGAGTTGGTCTACCCACTCACGCTGTTCGCTGGCGGGCTCAGAGGCAATTTGTTGCGCGAGTTCATGAGGTTGACGTAGCTCAGCGAGGTCATCGAGCACGTCTAGGGCGGTTGCCAGATCCCGGGCGGTCGCTTCGACCAAGACGACCGTTCTGTCCGAGAAGCCCAGGGTGCGCGGGCCCATCCGGACTCTCGCCCGCTCGGCGAACTGCTGAAGACGGCCGATCTCGTTGCCGTCGCGGCGACGCAGCCACACTTCCCACCAGACGCGGGCATCCGGCTCTGGAAATTGCTCTGGCGGATCGGTCCATAGCGCCTCGACTGAAGCTAGCCTAACCGCTGCGATCCGGTCGACGAGGTTGGCGTTCTTCGGCTTGGCGTCATTAGTGGTCTCAGCGTAGCCCTCGAGCTTGGACAAGAAGTGACCAAGTTTGCCGTCTGGGACGAAGACGGTCGCCTGCTCCACCGGTCCTGTTGGCGTTTCGACTTCATGGACCGAGACCAGTTCTGGTTGGAGACCCCTGCGCTGCGATTCCAGCGATTGGAGTGCTAGGCCGACGCCAGGAAAGCTCTCGAACACTAGATACAGGCCGTCGATTGCTCCTTCGACGGTCGCCTCTCGTTCCGCACGCCTAGCCTGTGCGGCTATGTCGACTTCTCTCAGTTGCTCGGAGAGCCGTTGCGCGTGAGCCTGACGATCCGAGGGTGCCGCCACGGTGCCGTTGTCGCCCCCGCTTCCGGGGCGGCGGTATGGCTCGGCAGTGGCGGCTCGCGTGAGGAGGAGATGGGGGCGGTTTCGAGGGGCCATCTTTACTGCTTCTCGTGGGCCATGTTCTGCCGATCACGCAGGGCTGCCGCCAGGGTGGCAGGAGTGACGTGCTGCTGACCAGACAGGATGGCCTCCTTGGCGGCTAGCTCGCAGGCGACTGTGATCTCGGCGTGACTCAGGCCTGCTGCGGCCTCGTCGATAGCACTCCACGCCCACTTTTTGGGCCCCATCGTAGCCAACCGATTGCGGATAACAGCCCTGCTGACCTCCGGCGTGGGTAGCGGATACCCGACAACGAGGTCGAACCTCCGGAACAGCGCGCGGTCGAGCAGTTGAGGGTGGTTCGACGCGGCCACCAAGAGGCTGTCCGAGTCCTGCTGGTCCAAGAACTGCAAGAAGGAGTTCAGCACGCGTCGGATCTCACCAACATCGTTGGTCCTGGAGCGCTCTCCCCCAAGAGCGTCGACCTCATCGAACAGGTAGATTCCCCGGGTCTCCGCTAGCGCATCGAACACAAGCCGCAGCTTTGCAGCCGTCTCGCCCATCATCTTGGTGATCAGGGCGTCCAAGCGGATGGTGAAGAGTGGTAGTCGAAGCTCGCCGGCGAGGCTGCGCGCCGTCATCGTCTTTCCGGTCCCGGGCGGGCCGACTAGTAGGAGGCGACGCAGAGGGTCGAAGCCGTGTTCTCGGAGTCTGTCTTGCTGTCGCTGCTCAAGCAAGACACGCTCCAACCGTTGCCGAACTTCCGGCTCCAGCGCGAGGTCTGCCAAACGCGTGGTCGGGTAGGCGACGCTCAGGAGGTCAGCTAGCTCACCTCGTGGTCGAGCGACAGGAACCGGGCGACTAACTGGCCTGTCTGCCCTCTCAGAAGTTGCTCGGAGTCCATCGACTAGATCTCGCAGCTCTTGGGCGAAGTGCGCTTGACCGCTTCGAGCGGCCTTCGCGGCTACCTGCAGGGCTACCGAGTAGAAGCGGGCATCGTCACCCTCGCCATGACTTCTGACCAGGGCCTTGACTTGATCAGCTGTCGCCACGTACGCCGCACCTCCCCCCAGCTGCCGTGCATGAAGCCGCCGCAGACGCTGACCTGACCCTAGCGTCAACGACTGACTTCCCTGTGCGACATGACCAAGAATGATCTTGAGTATCGCGACCTTCGCGATTCCCCCACTTGCCGACCAAGCTTAGAGCCAAGACAGGTGGCAGGGCCGCCGCGGTTCGGTCGCAAGGAGCCTGCGGGGCAGAGACTTCATCCGGCCAGCGCCACCATCATTGCGGTGATGCACCGGATCAGCAAGGCCGTCCCCGCCGAACACCGCATAGGCCCACCACTGGTCCGAGTGCTCCGGCTCATTACGAATCACCTGGCGACCCTGGAGCGCTACTTCGGCCTCGCACGCGAGTCCGACCTGGCCGACGACAGCGTGGTTCGCTTTCACGACGACCTCAACATCATCGTCCGCCTGCGCAACGGCGCCGTGGTCGGGGCCAGTGTCCGGACCCGACCCGGACAAGAAGGAGACCGGCGACGCCACGCTCCAGTTGCACAACAACCGCCTCGCAAGGGATGTTCTCGGCAGGAGCACGACCGTCTGGGCGCCATTGTCGGACTGAAGGACGCCGCCTTCTTCCAACCTGCCAGGCTCATCGACCCGCAGTCTGGCCTGAAGAGGGCCTTCGTCCGCACCAACCGACGCCTGCGGTGCTGGAGGCAGCCCAGCTGTTCACCGAGCCCAAAGACCTGGCCGAGAACCCCAAACGGAAGAAGCCCGAGCCCTACCTCGGCACCAGGTTTTGGGGGCCGGCATGATCCTGCGGGCTTCCGCCTCACCGCCCCGAGTGGGACCGTTGCGCAGCCGTCTCGTATAGCGCTGCGGCGGCTTATGGATACTCGGCCCGGATAAGGGTGGCGAGGTGGTTGCCGGCTTCGGTGGTGTCGACAGGTCCGCCGGCCAACTCGGTGGTGAGTGCATCAATCGGGTAGCGGGCAAGTACGTGGTAGCGGGCCAGGTACGCCGCAACCGCGGAGACGTGGTAACCGCTCACAGCGGCGAGCAGCGTGTAGGTAAGGACCTGGTCGATGAGACCCTCGAACTGGTGGGTCTCGGTGAGGTGGCCGGTCTTGACTTCCACGATCGTGGCGCCGGCGAGTAGGTCGGCGACCCTCAGCCCATCGAGTAGGGCGGGACCGGTGGTTAGGGGGCCGTAGCTACACAGCGCAGCACGGAATCCGCTGAGGTAGCTGGCCCAGAAGGCGGCAAATGCTGGTCGGGCGGCACGGGTCGCGGTCGCGCAGATGGCGATGGTCCGGCGATGCCGCAGCGGCCCTTGCAGCGCGGCATGGACCCCGTCCGGCGTGGTGATGGGAAGCTGTCGCAGGGCTTGTTCGAGGCTGGTGAGCACGCTGCCCACCGTGAGCAGGCGGGCACCTGGCACTTCAGAGTTGGTCCTGCGCCACGCCGCGTCGCCTCTCCGGTGGTCGGGCCGGTATCCGGCGGTGGTGAGGAGGGTCTGGCGCTCGGTCTTGGGCAGGCTGGCGAACAGGTGTGGGTACGGCGGGGTGTCGCACAGGTCAAGTGCGAAGGTCTTCTCGATAGCGTGGCCGAAGTGTCGCGGACTCGGCGGGCACACGGTGATCGGCGCAGGAGCGCGGCGGATGCGGTGGCGTAGGTCGGCGATCAGCTCCTCGCGGTACGGGAAACGGCGGGCAAGCCACCGTTTCGACGACAACGGCTCGAGGTCGGGGCGGAACACATCCATCGGACGCTCCTCGGCAGGAGGGCACGCCAGTGCGGCTTCCAACACGGCCTGTCAATGACCGGCAGGCAGCCTGTGGCGGGAAGGGCAGCAAGAACGACCGGCTCATGCGTGAGCGCGTGGACGAGGCGTGAGGGCTGCCGCTGGCGGGGTCTCAGCCCTTCGGCATCATCGGCCGATGTCGGGCTCCGCTACTGCAGGGCGGCGTGGTTAAGAAGCGTTCGGTCACACGAGCCGAAGCCGCTCAGCAACTCTACGCGACAGCGAAGTTCAGGGATACCCGTGTAGATGCGGGCGGTCACGACCAGTGGTACTCCAGACGCAGACCCTGGCCGACGAAGCGGTACCGGCCGCGGCTCGCCGGGTCGAACGGGTTCGGGAGCATACGGATTTGGCGGTTCTCATTCATGACGTTGGTGATCACTAGGAGCCGCCACCGCCGGTTCCGGGCGTTCTCCTGCGCCGCGATGACCTGAGTCTCGCCCAGTTCGATTCGACCGCCCTCGGCGAGGGTGGCCTTGACCTCGTAGTACCAGGTGCCGCGCCGGCCGGGGACTTCAAAGTCCCAGCCCAGGTTGTCGTCACCGGTACCGGGGAAGACCCGCTCACGGTATCCCGACACCCAGCATTCCGGGCTGAAGTCGGCGCCGTACTGCCGCTCCAGCCATCGATAAGCGAACCACTCGCCAGCGAAACCCACCCCCAGCTTTTGCAGGCTTGACAGCTCGGACGCGAACCCACCGCCGCCGAAGCCGCCACCCGCGATCCGGCCGCCGGGGCCGGACCGAGCGTCGGTTGCCTTGAGGCCGGTGAACCTGCGTTGAGTGGCCAGGAACGCGGGTGTCCGGTCCAGCGAATTGTCGAGAGCCGCGCGTAGCGAGGTGAAGCCGTCGTCCAGGTCGAATGGCTTGTCGTCGATGTTCACGGTCCGCCGCTGCCGTTCCCGTTCGGCGCGTTGCTGCCGCTCCTCGGCTTTCTGGCGGTCGAGGTCGTCGGGGGTGAGACCAAGCGCGTCAACGTCGTCGGTCGCGGGCATGTCCGTCGGCCAGACGCCGAGCGTTTGCAGCCAGCAGAGCACGTCCGGAAGCCTCAGCATGGCGAAGTCGAGCGCGCCGGCCGAGTCGAGCGTTGCGCGCAGCGCCGGGCCTGCCGACGCCTCGTCCGTCCACGGCGCGGGGACCGGGCGGCTGTGCCGTTCGAGCCAGGCGCGCACGAGCTTGGCCAGCCTGCCGGCGGCGGTGTCGACCAACTCGGCGTTGGCCTTGGCGCAGTCGCTGCGGCGCGGCAGAGGCGGGCCGCTTTCTGGCGGCTGTTCGCCCAGCCGCGCCGTGAGTTCCTCCTCGACGCGCGCCGCCATGAGATCGGTCGAGAGGACGTCAACGGTGGTGCCCCACTCCGGGTCCGGGGCGAGCAACTCAACCCGCCGGAGTTGGGGCCAGTCCGGCTGGGGGTCGCCGGCCGCGAAGCGGTCCCACCGGTGCCAGCGCAGCCGGTCAAGCAGGGAGTCGCGATGGTGGCGTACGTAGTCGGCGAAGTCCTCGGCGTGCTGCGCGTCGTAGTCGATGAGCGGATAGCGCCCGCCCATGCTGGCCAGGGTGGCGTTGAGTTCGCTTACCGGGATCTTCAGCTGTTGCTGGAGCGCCGCGAGCGTCGGAGCGTCGAGCGCGGCGGCAAACAGCTCCTCCGGCTCGTGGTCGAATCGGTCGCCCAACGCAGTAAGCCGGTCTCGGGCCTCCTGCTCGCTTTCCACCGACGGTGAGTCGGGGTCGAACGGCGCGGCCGACTCGGCGTCCAGGTAATGCGCGACGACGGGATAGAGCCTATGTAGTAAGGGTCGCAGTGAGGACTGGATGCGCCGCGCCGTCGTCCGGACGTTCTCGGCCGTGACGTCGCATATCTCGGCCACGTCGTCGTCGGCGAGTTGGGCGACGGGGACGCCGACCCGTCGGGTCCGCTCTGCGGCCCACCGGAAGGTGCGGGCGTAGTCCCGCCGGCCGATGAGGTATGCCAGCGGCTCCGCCATCGCCTCTAGCATGTCCCAGTCCAGCTCCGTCTCCGCGCCCTCGACGATCAGGGTCGGATGCGCGGCGTGCGGCATCGGCAGCACCCCGTGCAGCCGGTCCGGAAGCCGCCGGGTTTCCTCGCCGAGGCGCACCTCGACCGTGCCAGCGAAGGTGACCCGCACCCGCCGCAACGCGTCGAGCGTGTCGTCGAACGCCCGCTGGCCGAGGCGGGTGAAGTGGCTGCGCTGGTGTTCGAGCAGCGTCGCCACGAACAGCGGCAGCCACGGCAGGATGCCGACGATCGGTCGGGCGCCGGCGACGGCCGGCGGTCCGAACTCGTCGCCGTCCAGCAGCACGACCGGCGTGACGCCGCTGGCACGTGAGACCCGGTCGCCGAGGCGGCGGCGCAAGATGGCGGTCACCGTCTCGGGATGCGCGTCTACTTCGAGGACTCGCCACCCGAAGTCGGCCATCAGCCGGAGCAGGCTCTGCTCGTCGTCCCGCGACGCGACTACCACGTCGGGCGGCTCCTGGTCGCCACCGGCTGGCTCGAGCGGCAGGGCTGTGGACGAGCCGCCGACGTCGACAACGAGGTAGCCCCGGGTGTCCGGCGGGAACGGCTCCACCTCGGTGCCACGGGCGGCACAGGCCGCCCACGCCGCCCGGTACGTGTTGTGGAACTGCGCCGCGTGCATCTCGGCAACCGCGCCGGTGTGCAAGAGCGCGCCCAGGTGGCGCACCAGGCGCGGGGCATCGGCGTCCCGGCCCCACACGCCCAGACCCAGCTCGGTCAGCCGCCGCAGCGCCACCGGGTCGTCGTCGAGCAGATCCCGCATCGGCTTGACGAGCAGCGTCGCGAACCGCGGCGGCACGTCGTCACTGCGAACCGGAAACGTCCAGCACTCGGCCGGCGTCGCGAAAGCCCCGCCGCTCTGGCCGGGTCGTTGCGTTGGCAACCAGGCCACCGTACGCAGGAACGCGCCGAGCGGCGTGCATCGCCGTTGCGGGTTCTTGTCGCCGGGCCGGTCGCGTTCCCAGACGGCCGTCAAGGCGTCGGCCGGCCAGGCGCCCTTGAGCCCGCGCAGGATCTGCCGTGCCAAGTGCAAGCGCACCCGGTCGGTCAGCCGTTCCCAGTCGGCCTGTCCAGGCATCCACCAAACCGGGCTTTTTGCCACATAGGGCGTTTTTGGTGACCACGTGAGCGATGTGGTCGGCAGGACGTTCGCCCACTGCTCGCGGACCGGATCGGGCAGCCCGCGCACGGCTGTGAGCCGATCACGGGTCAGGTCGCGGCCGTTGATTTCCCGGCTGTCGTGTACCGATGCGAGCGGCAGCACCTCGCGCACGCCGATACGCCGCAGGAAAGCCACCCAGTCGGTGACGCGGTCGCCGGCTCGCATAACCTGCGCTGGGGATGTCAGCAACCGGCCCGCGAGCGAGTACAGCTCGGCCGACCGGTCCTTTGGAGTTGCCGCGATCGCGGACAGCTCCTTGCCGGTGGTGCCCGGCCAGTCGGACGAGAACAGACAGTCCTCGGCGGCCGTCCAAGCGCCGTTCGCAGTCGGCAGTCGCAGGCCCAAGGCGGCCAGGTCGGTCTTGATGCGGGCACCGCTGCGGCTCAGGTTGAAGATGAACGTCAGCGCGTCCCGGGCGGCCCGTTGCGCTCGGCTGTCGGCGAGCACGGCGCGGATGTGTTCGAGGATGCCCCGCGTCTCGAAGCCGCGCACAAGCCGGTTGTCCTGCAGGAACTTGCGCGCCGGGGTCTGTTGCCGGTTGGCGTGCCAGGTCAGCTCGCTGTGCAGATAGAACAGCCGGTTGGACAGGCTCGCTGGCAGCGACAGGTCGGCGCCGGGGTCGACGTCGTCTTCGTCGGCGATCCGCTGGGTCGTCGGCGGGAAGAAAGGCGCCGCCTCCCGGCTCGCGGGCGTCTCGCCGGTCCGCCGGCCGGCGCACCGCGCGAGCTCGTCCGAGTCGGTCAGCAGAATGCGCCGCGCCCGCAACGCCTCGGGCGCCTTGTCGAAAAGGCGCGCGATGTCCGCGTAGGCCTGGTCCCAGTCGCTGATCGGGCGGCGGTCGCGCTGCATCACCGCCATCATCTGCTCGACCCAGCCGGCCAGACGCTCCGGCTCCGGCGTCACGCCAAGTCCGAGCCGCGACAGCAGGCTCCTCAGCCGCGCCTGCCGGCGCGTCGGCAATTCCCGCAGGAACTCCGCGCCGCTGGCTGCCGTCGCGAACGCCGCGGTCAGCATGCCTGTGTCGGGTACGGGCCAGCGCCATGCCGCGGCTGGTGTGAGCCAGCGGCCGGGCGCCTGCGCGGGCAGCAGGGGGCGTTCGCCCAGCGGCCGGCCCTGCTCCTCGGCGCGAGAGGTGAGCAGGCCCAGACGGTCGTCATCCCAGCACAACAGATCGAGTACAGCGGTGGGGGCGGCGTTGTCCGGCCAGCCGGTGAGCGCCTCGGCCGCGTCGAGGCAGAGTTCCGCCGCCGAGGTGAGCAGCAGCCGATTCAGCGAGTTCGTCTCGTCGATGTCGGTGCGGGACAGGTCGGTGAAGAACGGCGCGTTGAGGTGCCCCGCGAACGGCGACGGCGCCTTACGGCCCATCGGCAGGAAGGTGTAACACCGGCCGACGTGGGCGTCCGCGGCCGCGTACGGCACCGCGACCGAGACTTCGACCACCGCCGTCGACTCGGCATACCGGGGGTCGAGCTGACGCCGGTCGATCGCTTCCTGCACCGCCCGGCGGTAGGCGGCCGGATCGACCCGCCGAGACAGCACCAGATATGTGCCGTCCTCGTCCAACGTCACAAGCTCGCAGGTGAAGTCACCGGCCACCACCGGCGCACTGCTGCGCACCCGGGTCAGCACCCGCTCTTCGCTGGCGGAACCGTCCTCTCTCCGGACAGTGACGCTTTCCAGCCGCTTCAGGAACAGCATGAGCGGCACCTCTGACGCTTCGAGCTCGTCGAGGCGCTCGGCCACCGCATCGGCGGCGCCCTCGTCGAGCGGCAACCGCACCACGGTGGCATAGCCGTCAGCCCAGAGCGTGGCCACCCGAGCGGGCGTTCCCTCGGCCGGCAACGTGATGCTGTAGAGCGAAACTTCGTCGATGATCTGCCGAGTGAGCACTGGATCTGCGCCGACGAGCCCTGGCACGTCGTCCTCGGTAGCGAACCGGAAGCAAAACCCCGGGTCTCCGCTGTCGAGGGTGCTGTAGACCTCCGGAGTCGCGCATATCTGGAGGACGCTCTTGAAGCCGACCCCCTTGTTGCCGATGCCCTCGCCGATCGGCTTGTCGCTCAGCCCGAGTGAGCGGATCCGCCGGGCGTTGCTGGCGGTGAATCCGCGCCCGGTGTTGGCTACGTAGAGAGTGCCGTGTGTGCCCTCGCCGCGCGCCAGCACCACCGCGATGCGCCCGCTGCCGGCGTCCGGCGGCTGCGCGTCGTACCCGTTTTGGATCAGCTCGAACAGGAAGCGGCCGCCGTACTCCCGCATCGTCTGGCCGATCATGCTCTTCTGGCTGCGCGCGAAGTCCTGATCCTCCCGGGTCATCAGCTGTGCCTGGACGAGGCGCTCGGCCCGGTCACGCAGCTGCGCGTCGGCCTCGGCACGTGAGGCCGGCTCGGTACCTTTCATCTGCTCTGTCTCCCCGAGTGGAACTACCGCCTCTTGTGTTCCAGGCTGCTGCGGAGGTTCTTCGCGCCCACCTCCGAGACCCCTGCGTGTGCCAGGGCATACCCCACGGCAGTGTCGACGTCGATCAGCCCGCCGCGCAGCACGGCGTCCAATGCCTTGCGGGCGTGCTCACGCTCGTGACTTCCGGTCCAGTTGTTGTGCCCGCCGAAGAACAGGGCACGGTCGAGGGCCTTCTGCGCCTCGGGATCCAGCGCCGGCACCTGCGGATACACCCCGGACAGGTCCTCTGCCCGGGTCCCGGCAGCCCATCCGGCCAGCGGGGTCATCGCACTCTCCAAGACCACCAGCGCCGATCCGCGCGCCAGGTCAGTCGCCTGGCGCAGCGACCGGGCGTCCGGGTGGAACGCCACTACAGCGCCACGAGGCCGGTTTCGGTCGAGCGGGTAGCTGAACCGGTAGCGGCTCGCCAGCCGGTGGACCGGGCCGGGGCCCCCGTGCGCCTTCGCCGCGTTGTAGAACACCACCGGGGTCACCCCGTCGGAGGCGGCCTGCTCCTCGATCCACTGCACCGCAATCTGCTCGAGTTCCTCCCACCGCTCCAGGTTCTCGTCGACGTCAGGGATCCACGCGGCGACCCGCAGCAGGCTCGGGTGCTGCCGCGAGGGTTCGTCCGGCTGATCGGTCACTCCACGCCTCTTTCGTCAGTCACTCGCGGCCAAGTGAACCAGCAGGGTCCGACATGGAGCCAGCCGTCGAACCGCCTCAGGTTCCCCGGGTGCCGTCGAGGGCGCCCGAACGGTAAGTCGCGGGCGTGTGAGCCCCGAGAGTGTCAGGGACGGGGTGTCTACTGGAGCCGCCGCCCCTTGCAGGGGAAACCGGTCGGACTTAGCTGTGAGGAACGGCTTCAATGGACGTTCATGCTCAGGCGCCA
Proteins encoded in this region:
- a CDS encoding AAA family ATPase, coding for MATADQVKALVRSHGEGDDARFYSVALQVAAKAARSGQAHFAQELRDLVDGLRATSERADRPVSRPVPVARPRGELADLLSVAYPTTRLADLALEPEVRQRLERVLLEQRQQDRLREHGFDPLRRLLLVGPPGTGKTMTARSLAGELRLPLFTIRLDALITKMMGETAAKLRLVFDALAETRGIYLFDEVDALGGERSRTNDVGEIRRVLNSFLQFLDQQDSDSLLVAASNHPQLLDRALFRRFDLVVGYPLPTPEVSRAVIRNRLATMGPKKWAWSAIDEAAAGLSHAEITVACELAAKEAILSGQQHVTPATLAAALRDRQNMAHEKQ
- a CDS encoding ATP-binding protein — encoded protein: MKGTEPASRAEADAQLRDRAERLVQAQLMTREDQDFARSQKSMIGQTMREYGGRFLFELIQNGYDAQPPDAGSGRIAVVLARGEGTHGTLYVANTGRGFTASNARRIRSLGLSDKPIGEGIGNKGVGFKSVLQICATPEVYSTLDSGDPGFCFRFATEDDVPGLVGADPVLTRQIIDEVSLYSITLPAEGTPARVATLWADGYATVVRLPLDEGAADAVAERLDELEASEVPLMLFLKRLESVTVRREDGSASEERVLTRVRSSAPVVAGDFTCELVTLDEDGTYLVLSRRVDPAAYRRAVQEAIDRRQLDPRYAESTAVVEVSVAVPYAAADAHVGRCYTFLPMGRKAPSPFAGHLNAPFFTDLSRTDIDETNSLNRLLLTSAAELCLDAAEALTGWPDNAAPTAVLDLLCWDDDRLGLLTSRAEEQGRPLGERPLLPAQAPGRWLTPAAAWRWPVPDTGMLTAAFATAASGAEFLRELPTRRQARLRSLLSRLGLGVTPEPERLAGWVEQMMAVMQRDRRPISDWDQAYADIARLFDKAPEALRARRILLTDSDELARCAGRRTGETPASREAAPFFPPTTQRIADEDDVDPGADLSLPASLSNRLFYLHSELTWHANRQQTPARKFLQDNRLVRGFETRGILEHIRAVLADSRAQRAARDALTFIFNLSRSGARIKTDLAALGLRLPTANGAWTAAEDCLFSSDWPGTTGKELSAIAATPKDRSAELYSLAGRLLTSPAQVMRAGDRVTDWVAFLRRIGVREVLPLASVHDSREINGRDLTRDRLTAVRGLPDPVREQWANVLPTTSLTWSPKTPYVAKSPVWWMPGQADWERLTDRVRLHLARQILRGLKGAWPADALTAVWERDRPGDKNPQRRCTPLGAFLRTVAWLPTQRPGQSGGAFATPAECWTFPVRSDDVPPRFATLLVKPMRDLLDDDPVALRRLTELGLGVWGRDADAPRLVRHLGALLHTGAVAEMHAAQFHNTYRAAWAACAARGTEVEPFPPDTRGYLVVDVGGSSTALPLEPAGGDQEPPDVVVASRDDEQSLLRLMADFGWRVLEVDAHPETVTAILRRRLGDRVSRASGVTPVVLLDGDEFGPPAVAGARPIVGILPWLPLFVATLLEHQRSHFTRLGQRAFDDTLDALRRVRVTFAGTVEVRLGEETRRLPDRLHGVLPMPHAAHPTLIVEGAETELDWDMLEAMAEPLAYLIGRRDYARTFRWAAERTRRVGVPVAQLADDDVAEICDVTAENVRTTARRIQSSLRPLLHRLYPVVAHYLDAESAAPFDPDSPSVESEQEARDRLTALGDRFDHEPEELFAAALDAPTLAALQQQLKIPVSELNATLASMGGRYPLIDYDAQHAEDFADYVRHHRDSLLDRLRWHRWDRFAAGDPQPDWPQLRRVELLAPDPEWGTTVDVLSTDLMAARVEEELTARLGEQPPESGPPLPRRSDCAKANAELVDTAAGRLAKLVRAWLERHSRPVPAPWTDEASAGPALRATLDSAGALDFAMLRLPDVLCWLQTLGVWPTDMPATDDVDALGLTPDDLDRQKAEERQQRAERERQRRTVNIDDKPFDLDDGFTSLRAALDNSLDRTPAFLATQRRFTGLKATDARSGPGGRIAGGGFGGGGFASELSSLQKLGVGFAGEWFAYRWLERQYGADFSPECWVSGYRERVFPGTGDDNLGWDFEVPGRRGTWYYEVKATLAEGGRIELGETQVIAAQENARNRRWRLLVITNVMNENRQIRMLPNPFDPASRGRYRFVGQGLRLEYHWS